In one Achromobacter spanius genomic region, the following are encoded:
- a CDS encoding efflux transporter outer membrane subunit: MIRPKPLVTFRLSRSAATLALCALLGACAVGPDYQRPELDVGASYKEAQGQQQVEGWKPAQPRDEADRGKWWLVYGDDTLNALVERLNTSNQTIAQAEANYRQALGLVRAARAGFYPTVGASAGMSRAGAGTGSSSSTNGSNVSNQYSVTGSVSWEVDVWGRVRRSTESSEASAAASLADLGATRLSAQAALVQTYFQLRVLDEQKRLLDATVAAYERSLKLTQNRYEVGVAGQADVAVARTQVESTRAQSIDLDWQRGQYEHAIAVLMGQAPSHFSLVPSVFTLQLPQIPVGLPSELLERRPDIAAAERRAAAANAQIGVAQAAWFPSLILSADGGFRNGQFADLLTAPARFWSLGPALALTIFDGGARAAQVEQARASYDSQAAAYRQAALVGLREVEDYLIQLRVMEQEQIVQRRALESARESLRLIQNQYQAGLVDYLSVAVVDATALNSERNAISLLGTRLVASVNLIVALGGGWEGTSQETSSAQEAQATQQPQEPQVSQPPQMSQGS, encoded by the coding sequence ATGATCCGACCCAAGCCGCTTGTCACCTTCCGTTTGTCCCGCAGCGCCGCCACGCTGGCGCTGTGCGCGCTGCTGGGCGCCTGCGCGGTAGGCCCTGATTATCAACGCCCCGAACTGGATGTGGGCGCGTCCTACAAGGAAGCTCAGGGCCAGCAGCAGGTGGAAGGCTGGAAGCCAGCGCAGCCGCGCGACGAGGCGGACCGTGGCAAGTGGTGGCTGGTGTATGGGGACGACACGCTCAATGCCTTGGTGGAACGGCTGAATACGTCGAACCAGACCATCGCCCAGGCCGAAGCCAATTACCGCCAGGCGCTGGGCCTGGTGCGCGCCGCGCGCGCCGGCTTCTACCCCACCGTGGGCGCCAGCGCGGGCATGTCACGCGCGGGTGCCGGCACCGGGTCATCGTCATCGACCAACGGCAGCAACGTGTCCAACCAGTATTCCGTGACCGGCAGCGTCAGTTGGGAAGTGGACGTGTGGGGCCGCGTGCGGCGAAGCACCGAGTCGTCCGAGGCCAGCGCGGCCGCCAGCCTGGCGGACCTGGGCGCCACCCGCCTGAGCGCGCAGGCGGCGCTGGTGCAAACCTATTTCCAGTTGCGTGTGCTGGACGAACAGAAGCGTTTGTTGGATGCCACGGTGGCGGCGTATGAACGGTCGTTGAAGCTGACGCAGAACCGCTACGAAGTCGGTGTGGCGGGGCAGGCCGATGTGGCGGTGGCGCGCACGCAGGTGGAAAGCACGCGTGCTCAGTCCATTGACCTGGACTGGCAGCGCGGCCAGTACGAGCACGCCATTGCGGTGCTGATGGGGCAGGCGCCGTCGCACTTCAGCCTGGTGCCCAGCGTCTTCACCTTGCAGTTGCCGCAGATTCCGGTGGGTCTGCCGTCCGAGCTGCTTGAGCGCCGCCCGGACATCGCCGCGGCCGAGCGCCGCGCGGCAGCCGCCAACGCGCAGATTGGCGTGGCGCAGGCTGCCTGGTTCCCGTCGTTGATCCTGTCGGCCGATGGCGGTTTTCGCAACGGCCAGTTCGCCGACTTGTTGACCGCGCCCGCGCGCTTCTGGTCCCTGGGACCGGCGCTGGCGCTGACGATCTTCGACGGGGGCGCGCGCGCCGCGCAAGTTGAACAGGCACGCGCTTCCTACGATTCGCAGGCGGCCGCGTACCGCCAGGCGGCGTTGGTGGGCCTGCGCGAAGTCGAGGACTACCTGATCCAGCTACGGGTCATGGAACAAGAACAGATCGTGCAGCGCCGCGCACTGGAGTCGGCGCGCGAATCGCTGCGCTTGATTCAGAACCAGTACCAGGCCGGGCTGGTGGACTACCTGAGCGTGGCGGTGGTGGACGCCACCGCGCTGAACAGCGAGCGCAATGCGATAAGCCTGTTGGGCACGCGGCTGGTGGCCAGCGTGAACCTGATCGTGGCCCTGGGCGGCGGCTGGGAGGGGACTTCCCAGGAAACCTCTTCAGCCCAGGAAGCCCAAGCAACCCAGCAGCCCCAGGAGCCGCAAGTGTCCCAACCGCCCCAGATGTCGCAAGGATCCTAG
- a CDS encoding MdtB/MuxB family multidrug efflux RND transporter permease subunit codes for MSPSRLFILRPVATTLAMLAILISGFIAYRLLPVSALPEVDYPTIQVVTLYPGASPDVMTSLVTSPLERQFGQMPGLNQMSSTSSGGASVITMQFNLTLPLDVAEQQVQAAINAASNLLPSDLPVPPTYNKVNPADAAVLTLAITSPTMPLPQVRDLVDTRVAQKLSQIPGVGLVSVAGGQRPAVRVQVNPQALAANGLALSDLRTAIVGANVNQPKGNLDGPLRSTTINANDQLKSPTDYNDLIIAYKNNAPLRLSDVARAVEGAEDTRQAAWVGDKPAILLNIQRQPGANVIDVVDRIQTLLPQLRAALPATLDVTVVSDRTQTIRDSVEDVKFEMLLAVALVVMVTFVFLRSLTATLIPSVVVPLSLVGTFGVMYLAGFSINNLTLMALTIATGFVVDDAIVMIENIARHIEEGETPMQAALKGASQIGFTLISLTFSLIAVLIPLLFMTEVVGRLFREFAITLAVSILISLVVSLTLTPMMCARLLRAESEQKHGRFHTATGNFIDRVIAGYDRLLQVVLRHQTLTLLVALGTFALTVVLYLMVPKGFFPQQDTGLIQAITQGPQSISFPAMAERQQAAARLVLEDPDVQAVSSFIGVDGSNATLSAGRMQIALKPQAERNGDLATVMARLQESLSKQDGLTVYMQPVQDLTIEDRVSRTQYQMTLSNPDLKVLSEWTPKLVERLRQVPGLKDVTDDLQDDGLQTWVEIDRDAASRLGITAAVIDEALYDAFGQRLISTIFTQSNQYRVVLEVQPQFRMNPSSLGQIHVPTSAGTQVPLSSVAHISEGKTVLAVNRLDQFPMVTVSFNLAPGASLSNAVEAITAAEAEIGMPASVETRFQGAALAFQNSLTSTLWLILAAVVTMYIVLGVLYESYIHPITILSTLPSAGVGALLALLISGTELDMIGIIGIILLIGIVKKNAIMMIDFALDAERKRGLSPRAAIHEAALLRFRPILMTTLAALFGALPLMLSTGTGAELRQPLGLVMVGGLLLSQVLTLFTTPVIYLMFDRLSRRWRGVREPAAGDAS; via the coding sequence GTGAGTCCGTCGCGTCTGTTCATTCTTCGCCCCGTGGCCACCACGCTGGCGATGCTGGCCATCCTTATCTCTGGCTTCATCGCCTACCGGCTCTTGCCGGTATCCGCGCTGCCCGAAGTGGACTACCCGACGATCCAGGTGGTGACGCTGTACCCGGGGGCCAGCCCCGACGTGATGACTTCCCTGGTCACGTCCCCGCTGGAACGGCAGTTTGGGCAGATGCCGGGCCTGAACCAGATGTCGTCCACCAGTTCGGGCGGCGCCTCGGTCATCACCATGCAGTTCAACCTGACGCTGCCGCTGGACGTGGCCGAGCAGCAGGTGCAGGCCGCCATCAACGCGGCATCCAACCTGCTGCCCAGCGACCTGCCGGTGCCGCCCACCTACAACAAGGTGAACCCGGCCGACGCCGCCGTGCTGACGCTGGCCATCACGTCGCCCACCATGCCCTTGCCGCAGGTGCGCGACCTGGTCGACACGCGGGTCGCGCAGAAGCTGTCGCAGATTCCGGGCGTGGGCCTGGTCAGCGTGGCGGGCGGGCAGCGTCCGGCCGTGCGCGTGCAGGTCAACCCGCAGGCGCTGGCCGCCAATGGTTTGGCGCTGTCGGATCTGCGCACCGCCATCGTGGGCGCCAACGTCAACCAGCCCAAGGGCAACCTGGACGGGCCGCTGCGGTCCACCACCATCAACGCCAACGATCAACTGAAGTCGCCCACTGACTACAACGACCTGATCATCGCCTACAAAAACAACGCGCCGCTGCGCCTGTCCGACGTGGCGCGCGCGGTCGAGGGCGCCGAAGACACACGCCAGGCCGCATGGGTGGGCGACAAGCCCGCCATCCTCTTGAATATCCAGCGCCAGCCGGGCGCCAACGTGATCGACGTGGTCGACCGCATCCAGACGCTGTTGCCGCAGTTGCGCGCCGCCTTGCCCGCCACGTTGGACGTGACCGTGGTGTCGGACCGCACGCAGACCATTCGCGATTCCGTCGAAGACGTGAAGTTTGAAATGCTGCTGGCCGTGGCGCTGGTGGTCATGGTGACCTTTGTGTTCCTGCGCAGCCTGACCGCCACGCTGATCCCCAGCGTGGTGGTGCCGCTGTCGCTGGTGGGCACGTTCGGCGTCATGTACCTGGCCGGCTTCTCCATCAACAATCTGACCTTGATGGCGCTGACGATCGCCACCGGTTTCGTGGTGGACGACGCCATCGTCATGATCGAGAACATCGCCCGCCACATCGAAGAAGGCGAAACGCCGATGCAGGCCGCGTTGAAGGGCGCCTCGCAGATCGGCTTCACGCTGATCTCGCTGACCTTCTCGCTGATCGCCGTGCTGATTCCGTTGCTGTTCATGACGGAAGTCGTGGGCCGCTTGTTCCGCGAATTCGCCATCACGCTGGCGGTATCCATCCTGATATCGCTGGTGGTGTCATTGACCCTGACGCCGATGATGTGCGCGCGCCTGCTGCGCGCCGAATCGGAACAGAAGCACGGGCGTTTCCATACCGCCACCGGCAACTTCATCGACCGCGTCATCGCCGGCTACGACCGTCTGCTGCAAGTGGTGCTGCGGCATCAGACGCTGACCCTGCTGGTGGCGCTGGGCACGTTCGCCCTGACGGTGGTGCTGTACCTGATGGTACCCAAGGGCTTTTTCCCGCAGCAGGACACCGGCCTGATCCAGGCCATTACGCAAGGCCCGCAATCCATCTCGTTCCCCGCCATGGCCGAACGCCAGCAGGCCGCGGCGCGCCTGGTGCTGGAAGACCCGGACGTGCAGGCGGTGTCGTCGTTCATCGGGGTCGACGGCAGCAACGCCACGCTTAGCGCCGGGCGCATGCAGATTGCGCTGAAGCCGCAGGCCGAGCGCAACGGCGACTTGGCTACCGTCATGGCGCGCTTGCAGGAATCATTAAGCAAGCAGGACGGGCTGACCGTCTACATGCAGCCCGTGCAGGACCTGACGATTGAAGACCGCGTCAGCCGCACGCAATACCAGATGACGCTGTCCAACCCCGACCTGAAGGTGTTGAGCGAATGGACGCCCAAGCTGGTGGAGCGGCTGCGCCAGGTGCCGGGCCTGAAAGACGTCACCGATGACCTGCAGGACGACGGCTTGCAAACCTGGGTTGAAATCGATCGCGATGCGGCGTCCCGTTTGGGCATCACCGCCGCCGTCATCGACGAGGCGCTTTACGACGCCTTCGGCCAGCGGCTGATCTCTACGATTTTCACGCAGTCCAACCAGTACCGCGTGGTGCTGGAAGTGCAGCCGCAGTTCAGGATGAACCCATCCTCGCTGGGTCAGATCCATGTGCCAACCTCGGCCGGCACGCAGGTGCCCTTGTCGTCGGTGGCGCATATTTCCGAAGGCAAGACCGTGCTGGCCGTGAACCGGCTGGACCAGTTCCCGATGGTGACCGTGTCGTTCAACCTGGCGCCGGGGGCGTCGTTGTCCAATGCGGTTGAAGCCATCACCGCCGCCGAGGCCGAGATCGGCATGCCCGCCAGCGTTGAAACCCGTTTCCAGGGCGCGGCGCTGGCGTTCCAGAATTCCCTGACCAGTACGCTGTGGCTGATCCTGGCCGCCGTGGTCACCATGTACATCGTGCTGGGCGTGCTGTACGAAAGCTACATCCACCCCATCACCATCCTGTCCACCTTGCCGTCAGCCGGCGTGGGCGCCTTACTGGCCTTGCTGATCAGCGGTACCGAGCTGGACATGATCGGCATCATCGGCATCATCCTCTTGATCGGCATCGTGAAAAAGAACGCCATCATGATGATCGACTTCGCGCTGGACGCCGAGCGCAAGCGGGGCTTGAGCCCGCGCGCGGCCATCCACGAAGCGGCGCTGCTGCGCTTTCGCCCCATTCTGATGACGACGCTGGCCGCCTTGTTCGGCGCCTTGCCGCTGATGCTGTCCACTGGCACGGGAGCCGAACTGCGCCAGCCGCTGGGCCTGGTCATGGTGGGCGGCCTGCTGCTTAGCCAGGTGCTCACGCTGTTCACCACGCCGGTCATCTATCTGATGTTCGACCGACTGTCGCGCCGCTGGCGTGGCGTGCGCGAGCCGGCGGCCGGGGACGCGTCATGA
- a CDS encoding multidrug efflux RND transporter permease subunit: protein MILSAPFIMRPVATTLLSLAVVMAGLLAFFLLPVAPLPQVDIPTISVSASLPGASPETMASSVATPLERSLGSIAGVTEMTSRSSQGSTRITLQFDLSRDINGAARDVQAAINAARSLLPTSLRSNPTYHKSNPSDAPIMTLALTSDTLSQGQLYDIASTIVAQKLAQVDGVGEVTVGGSSLPAVRVTVLPGALANQGVSLDQLRSTLANANANRPKGVLENDRYHWQIMASDQLSRAEQYRPLIVAWKDGAPVRVSDVATVEDSVEDLYQTGFYNDRKAILMIVRRQADANIIEAVNAVRAQLPVLQALMPADVNMTVAQDRTPSIRASLHEAELTLIIAVGLVVLVVLLFLRRWRAAIIPSVAVPVSLIGTFCIMYMCGYTLNTISLMALIVATGFVVDDAIVVLENIMRHVENGMSPMRAALRGSREVGFTVLSMSLSLVAVFIPILLMGGVVGRLFREFAVTLSAAIMVSLVVSLTLTPMMCARLLRPEPEEAPPPGRLARWSERGFEAMLDGYRRSLRWALAHGRLMMLTLAVAVGLNVYLYMAVPKGFFPQQDTGQLLGFFRVDQGTSFQATVPKLDALRKVVLADPAVQSMTGYAGGRGGSNSSFMQIQLKPLEERKVSADDVINRLRGKLQNMPGARMFLVSQQDIRIGGRQSQGSYDYTLMSGDLQLLRTWMPKVQQAMAKIPEITDVDIDVEDKGRQIDLVIDREAATRLGVSMSTISTVLNNSFSQRQVSVMYGPLNQYHVVLALEPKFAEDIESLKQVEVITSTGARVPLLAFARLENSNAPLSVQHQGLFVADTVSFSLAPGVSLGQATAAIDAAVARIGLPSDQIQAGFQGTAAALQQTLSQQPWLILAALVTMYIVLGILYESFVHPLTILSTLPSAGLGALLALLLVRHDFTLIALIGVFLLIGIVKKNAIMMVDFALEAQRVQGMAPREAIFQACVTRFRPIMMTTMAAIFGALPLVLATGAGVEMRQPLGITIVGGLVLSQILTLYTTPVVYLYLDRFRLWAARGRGRRKDAPASIEPT, encoded by the coding sequence ATGATTCTGTCGGCGCCTTTCATCATGCGGCCGGTAGCGACCACGCTGCTTAGCCTGGCGGTGGTGATGGCGGGCTTGCTGGCCTTCTTCCTGCTGCCGGTGGCGCCGCTGCCGCAGGTGGACATTCCCACGATTTCGGTGTCGGCCAGCCTGCCGGGCGCCAGCCCCGAAACCATGGCGTCCAGCGTGGCCACGCCGCTGGAACGATCATTGGGCAGCATTGCCGGCGTGACCGAGATGACGTCGCGCAGCTCGCAGGGCTCGACCCGCATCACCTTGCAATTCGATCTGTCGCGCGACATCAACGGCGCCGCGCGCGACGTGCAGGCCGCCATCAACGCCGCGCGTTCGCTCTTGCCAACCAGCTTGCGCAGCAACCCCACGTATCACAAGTCCAACCCGTCGGACGCGCCCATCATGACCTTGGCGTTGACGTCCGACACGCTGAGCCAGGGGCAGTTGTACGACATTGCCTCCACCATCGTGGCGCAGAAGCTGGCGCAGGTGGATGGGGTGGGCGAAGTCACGGTGGGCGGCAGTTCGCTGCCGGCCGTGCGCGTGACCGTGCTGCCCGGCGCGCTGGCCAACCAGGGCGTGTCGCTGGACCAGTTGCGCAGCACCCTGGCCAACGCCAATGCGAACCGGCCCAAGGGCGTGCTGGAAAACGATCGCTACCACTGGCAGATCATGGCCAGCGACCAGCTCAGCCGCGCCGAGCAGTACCGGCCGCTGATCGTTGCCTGGAAAGACGGCGCGCCGGTGCGCGTGTCGGACGTGGCCACGGTGGAAGACTCCGTCGAAGACCTGTATCAGACCGGCTTCTACAACGACCGCAAGGCCATCCTGATGATCGTGCGGCGCCAGGCGGATGCCAACATCATTGAAGCCGTCAACGCCGTGCGCGCGCAATTGCCCGTGCTGCAGGCGCTGATGCCGGCGGACGTGAACATGACGGTGGCGCAAGACCGCACGCCCAGCATCCGCGCGTCGCTGCACGAGGCCGAGCTGACGCTGATCATCGCCGTGGGTCTGGTGGTGCTGGTGGTACTGCTGTTCCTGCGGCGCTGGCGCGCGGCCATCATCCCCAGCGTGGCGGTGCCGGTATCGCTGATCGGCACCTTCTGCATCATGTATATGTGCGGGTACACGTTGAACACGATTTCGCTGATGGCGCTGATCGTGGCCACGGGCTTTGTGGTGGACGACGCCATCGTGGTGCTGGAAAACATCATGCGGCACGTGGAAAACGGCATGTCGCCGATGCGGGCGGCGCTGCGCGGCTCGCGCGAGGTCGGCTTTACCGTGCTGTCCATGAGCCTGTCGCTGGTGGCGGTATTCATTCCCATCCTGCTGATGGGCGGCGTGGTGGGTCGCCTGTTCCGCGAATTCGCCGTGACTTTGTCGGCCGCCATCATGGTGTCGCTGGTGGTGTCGCTGACCTTGACCCCGATGATGTGCGCGCGGCTGTTACGCCCCGAACCTGAAGAAGCTCCGCCGCCCGGCCGACTGGCGCGCTGGTCCGAACGCGGCTTCGAGGCCATGCTGGACGGCTACCGCCGCAGCTTGCGCTGGGCCTTGGCGCATGGCCGGCTGATGATGTTGACGCTGGCGGTGGCCGTGGGCCTGAACGTGTACCTGTACATGGCGGTGCCCAAGGGATTTTTTCCGCAACAGGACACGGGCCAGCTGCTGGGCTTTTTCCGGGTGGACCAGGGCACGTCGTTCCAGGCCACGGTGCCCAAGCTGGATGCGCTGCGCAAGGTGGTGCTGGCGGACCCGGCGGTACAAAGCATGACGGGTTACGCGGGCGGGCGCGGGGGCAGCAACAGCAGCTTCATGCAGATCCAGCTTAAGCCCCTGGAAGAACGCAAAGTGTCGGCCGACGACGTCATCAACCGGCTGCGCGGCAAGTTGCAGAACATGCCGGGGGCGCGCATGTTCCTGGTGTCGCAACAAGACATCCGCATCGGTGGGCGCCAAAGCCAGGGGTCTTACGACTACACGCTGATGTCCGGCGACCTGCAATTGCTGCGTACCTGGATGCCCAAGGTGCAGCAGGCCATGGCCAAGATTCCCGAGATTACCGACGTGGATATCGATGTCGAGGACAAGGGCCGCCAGATTGATCTGGTGATCGACCGCGAGGCCGCGACCCGGCTGGGCGTCAGCATGTCCACGATATCCACGGTGCTGAACAATTCTTTCAGCCAGCGCCAGGTGTCGGTCATGTACGGCCCGCTGAACCAGTATCACGTGGTGCTGGCGCTTGAGCCGAAATTTGCCGAAGACATTGAATCGCTCAAGCAGGTGGAGGTCATCACGTCGACCGGAGCGCGCGTGCCGCTGCTGGCCTTTGCCCGGCTGGAAAATTCCAACGCGCCGCTCAGCGTGCAACACCAGGGCCTGTTCGTGGCGGACACGGTGTCGTTCAGCCTGGCGCCCGGCGTGTCGCTGGGGCAGGCCACGGCCGCTATCGATGCGGCGGTGGCGCGCATCGGCTTGCCGTCGGACCAGATTCAGGCGGGCTTCCAGGGCACCGCGGCCGCCTTGCAGCAGACCTTGTCGCAACAGCCCTGGCTGATCCTGGCGGCGCTGGTCACCATGTATATCGTGCTGGGCATACTGTACGAAAGCTTCGTGCATCCGCTGACGATTCTTTCAACGCTGCCGTCCGCCGGGCTGGGCGCGCTGCTGGCGCTGCTGCTGGTGCGCCATGACTTCACCTTGATTGCGCTGATTGGGGTGTTCCTGCTGATCGGCATCGTGAAAAAGAACGCCATCATGATGGTGGACTTTGCGCTGGAAGCCCAGCGGGTGCAGGGCATGGCGCCGCGCGAAGCCATCTTCCAGGCCTGCGTGACGCGCTTTCGCCCCATCATGATGACGACCATGGCCGCCATCTTCGGCGCGCTGCCGCTGGTGCTGGCCACCGGCGCCGGTGTCGAGATGCGCCAGCCCTTGGGCATTACCATCGTGGGCGGCCTGGTGCTCAGCCAGATCCTGACGCTGTACACCACGCCCGTGGTTTATCTTTACCTGGACCGATTTCGCCTGTGGGCCGCGCGCGGGCGCGGCCGGCGCAAAGACGCCCCTGCTTCCATAGAACCTACATGA
- a CDS encoding Bug family tripartite tricarboxylate transporter substrate binding protein produces the protein MGWSIQWRAAACAGRRAGKVTSAVAAATLAFSAVAAAETWPTRPITLIVPFPAGGTTDLFARTIAQHMAPTLGQSIVVENKPGAAGNLGVAAATRAPADGYTIVLGSIGTQTVNQFLYSNIGFNPATDLVPLGIIASTPNVMAVAATSPWRNLDDVMKAVKKDPGKYSYASPGIGSSVHLTGAYFESLAGLQMLHVPFKGSSAAIPAVIGGQVDILMDNLPSSMSAMKPGGRLRGIAVTSAERSPAAPDLPTMAEAGLPGFEVTAWSGLYAPRGTPAPVVDKLIAAMKQALKAPELQQSLAQGGATPGNVFGADLAAFEEKERGKWSKLIQSRGIKAD, from the coding sequence ATGGGCTGGTCAATTCAATGGCGCGCCGCCGCCTGTGCTGGACGCCGGGCAGGCAAGGTGACTTCCGCCGTGGCAGCCGCCACGCTGGCATTTTCGGCGGTGGCCGCCGCGGAAACATGGCCAACGCGGCCCATCACCCTGATCGTGCCGTTCCCAGCGGGCGGCACCACCGACCTCTTCGCGCGCACCATCGCGCAGCACATGGCGCCCACGCTGGGGCAGTCCATCGTGGTTGAAAACAAGCCGGGCGCGGCGGGCAATCTGGGCGTGGCCGCCGCGACGCGCGCACCCGCCGACGGCTACACGATTGTGCTCGGGTCCATCGGCACGCAGACGGTCAACCAATTTCTGTACAGCAACATCGGCTTCAACCCCGCCACCGATCTGGTGCCGCTGGGCATCATCGCGTCCACGCCCAACGTCATGGCGGTGGCCGCCACGTCGCCATGGCGCAATCTGGATGACGTGATGAAGGCGGTGAAGAAGGACCCGGGCAAGTATTCCTATGCCTCGCCCGGCATCGGCTCATCGGTGCATCTGACCGGCGCCTACTTCGAATCGCTGGCGGGCTTGCAGATGCTGCATGTGCCATTCAAGGGATCGTCGGCGGCGATACCCGCCGTGATCGGCGGCCAGGTCGATATCCTGATGGACAACCTGCCCAGCTCCATGAGCGCGATGAAACCGGGTGGACGCTTGCGCGGCATCGCCGTCACGTCGGCAGAACGCAGCCCGGCCGCGCCCGACCTGCCGACGATGGCTGAAGCCGGCCTGCCCGGCTTCGAGGTCACCGCCTGGTCCGGCCTGTATGCGCCGCGCGGCACACCGGCGCCCGTGGTCGACAAGCTGATCGCCGCCATGAAGCAGGCCTTGAAAGCACCCGAGCTACAGCAATCGCTGGCGCAAGGCGGCGCCACGCCGGGCAATGTCTTTGGCGCCGACCTGGCCGCGTTTGAAGAGAAAGAACGCGGCAAGTGGAGCAAGCTAATCCAAAGCCGAGGCATCAAGGCCGACTGA
- a CDS encoding D-amino acid dehydrogenase gives MHIVVIGAGVVGMATAYFLHREGHRVTVVDAGSGPGQATSMANGAQLSYSFVAPLADPAVLPKLPSWLLAQDAPLRFRPRLDPDQWRWSLAFLRSCTRDRNRETTRELLALGMYSRLCVHTLVRDEQPDFDFTTAGKLLVYQDADAYQQALAQRDYLAGLGCEQRVMDRRACLEMEPALAGIEASIQGALYTPTEDAGDCQRLCTELERILRAAPDPVRFHFNTRVDTLRREHGRVMSASTSAGDLEADHFVLASGMGAQALARPLGLNLGIYPLKGYSLTYTLTPDSVAPTASISDIRRKVVYARLGQRLRVAGMVDIGTGGAGVDPQRVRSLERDVAQFFPGLKPEGAPSAWAGLRPARPDGKPLIGATPYRNLWLNTGHGGLGFTLALGSARVLADLMRGRDPAVDPSAFALA, from the coding sequence ATGCACATCGTTGTCATCGGCGCGGGCGTGGTCGGCATGGCCACCGCCTACTTCCTGCATCGCGAGGGCCATCGCGTGACGGTCGTGGATGCGGGGTCCGGCCCGGGCCAAGCCACCAGCATGGCCAACGGCGCACAACTGAGCTATAGCTTTGTCGCCCCGCTGGCCGACCCCGCCGTCTTGCCCAAGCTGCCGTCCTGGCTGCTGGCCCAAGATGCGCCGCTACGCTTTCGCCCTCGGCTGGACCCCGACCAATGGCGTTGGAGCCTGGCGTTTCTACGCTCCTGCACGCGCGACAGAAACCGTGAGACCACGCGTGAACTGCTGGCGCTGGGCATGTACAGCCGTTTGTGCGTACACACGCTGGTGCGTGATGAACAACCCGACTTCGACTTCACCACGGCGGGCAAGCTGCTGGTCTACCAAGATGCCGACGCCTACCAGCAGGCGCTGGCGCAACGTGACTACTTGGCTGGCCTGGGCTGCGAGCAACGGGTGATGGACAGGCGCGCCTGCCTCGAGATGGAGCCCGCGCTGGCCGGCATCGAAGCCAGCATTCAGGGCGCGCTCTATACCCCCACCGAAGACGCCGGCGACTGCCAGCGCTTGTGTACCGAACTGGAACGCATCCTGCGCGCCGCGCCCGACCCCGTGCGTTTCCACTTCAACACGCGGGTGGACACGCTGCGCCGTGAACACGGCCGCGTGATGAGCGCATCCACCTCGGCAGGCGACCTGGAAGCCGACCATTTCGTGCTGGCCAGCGGCATGGGCGCGCAAGCGCTGGCGCGGCCGCTGGGCTTGAACCTGGGTATCTATCCGTTAAAGGGCTACAGCCTGACCTACACGCTGACGCCGGACAGCGTGGCGCCTACCGCCAGCATCAGCGATATCCGCCGCAAGGTCGTATATGCGCGGCTGGGCCAGCGGCTGCGCGTGGCGGGCATGGTGGACATCGGCACGGGCGGCGCGGGCGTGGACCCGCAGCGCGTGCGCAGCCTGGAGCGCGACGTGGCGCAGTTCTTTCCCGGCCTGAAGCCCGAAGGCGCGCCGAGCGCCTGGGCGGGGCTGCGGCCGGCCCGACCGGACGGCAAGCCGCTGATCGGCGCCACGCCCTACCGCAACCTGTGGTTGAACACCGGCCACGGCGGGTTGGGCTTTACGCTGGCCTTGGGCAGCGCGCGGGTCTTGGCGGATTTGATGCGGGGCCGCGACCCCGCCGTGGACCCATCCGCATTTGCATTGGCATAA